A genomic stretch from Cellulomonas sp. KRMCY2 includes:
- a CDS encoding ABC transporter substrate-binding protein: protein MFPRTRRRRLLAVTTLVTVAALTAACSTGADDAEDPAGDGSTEDATADTATEETPSGEITVLTWRTDLLEDGTFDEYASRFQEAYPDVTVTFEGITDYEGEVKTRMSTDDYGDVLGIVGTISPAQLPDFFEPLGSIDEVEETYRFVRDKAFDGQAYGIPVVGNTQGIVYNKAVFEAAGVTGIPTTPEEFIAALQAVKDNTEAIPLYTNYAAGWPVTQWEGHRSEVSADPGYANSLRETDAPWTEGSDHYVIDSLLWDVVAAGLIEDDPTTTDWESSKGMLGRGEIATMVLGSWAISQMQDAADNPDDIGYLPFPYQVDGTFHASVGGDYNLGINVNSDNKVAARAWIEWFNHESGYAQSQGGLSPLRDGEFPETLKDFETLGVELIEATPAEPGTESQLQDIDDAAEVGLWQDIYRKRIIDAARGQSGETKEQIFEDLNTRWAAARAEVMG, encoded by the coding sequence ATGTTCCCTCGCACACGACGCAGGCGGCTCCTCGCGGTGACGACCCTCGTCACCGTCGCTGCTCTGACGGCCGCCTGTTCGACCGGCGCCGACGACGCGGAAGACCCGGCCGGCGACGGCAGCACCGAGGACGCCACGGCGGACACCGCCACCGAGGAGACGCCGTCGGGTGAGATCACGGTCCTGACCTGGCGTACCGACCTGCTCGAGGACGGGACGTTCGACGAGTACGCGTCGCGCTTCCAGGAGGCCTATCCCGACGTGACGGTGACCTTCGAGGGGATCACCGACTACGAGGGTGAGGTCAAGACCCGGATGAGCACTGACGACTACGGGGACGTCCTCGGCATCGTCGGCACCATCAGCCCCGCGCAGCTGCCCGACTTCTTCGAGCCGCTCGGCTCGATCGACGAGGTCGAGGAGACCTACCGCTTCGTGCGGGACAAGGCCTTCGACGGCCAGGCCTACGGCATCCCGGTGGTCGGCAACACCCAGGGCATCGTCTACAACAAGGCCGTCTTCGAGGCCGCCGGCGTCACCGGCATCCCGACCACGCCGGAGGAGTTCATCGCCGCGCTGCAGGCCGTCAAGGACAACACCGAGGCCATCCCGCTCTACACCAACTACGCTGCCGGCTGGCCGGTCACGCAGTGGGAGGGCCACCGCAGCGAGGTCTCGGCCGACCCTGGCTACGCCAACAGCCTGCGGGAGACGGATGCGCCCTGGACCGAGGGCAGCGACCACTACGTGATCGACTCCCTGCTGTGGGACGTCGTCGCGGCGGGCCTGATCGAGGACGACCCGACCACCACCGACTGGGAGTCCTCCAAGGGCATGCTCGGCCGCGGCGAGATCGCCACGATGGTGCTCGGCTCGTGGGCCATCAGCCAGATGCAGGACGCCGCGGACAACCCGGACGACATCGGCTACCTGCCGTTCCCGTACCAGGTCGACGGGACGTTCCACGCCTCGGTCGGCGGCGACTACAACCTCGGCATCAACGTGAACTCCGACAACAAGGTCGCGGCGCGCGCGTGGATCGAGTGGTTCAACCACGAGTCCGGCTACGCCCAGTCGCAGGGCGGCCTCTCGCCGCTGCGCGACGGCGAGTTCCCGGAGACCCTCAAGGACTTCGAGACCCTCGGCGTCGAGCTCATCGAGGCCACCCCGGCCGAGCCGGGCACGGAGAGCCAGCTCCAGGACATCGACGACGCCGCGGAGGTCGGGCTGTGGCAGGACATCTACCGCAAGCGGATCATCGACGCCGCCCGCGGCCAGTCCGGCGAGACCAAGGAGCAGATCTTCGAGGACCTGAACACCCGATGGGCCGCGGCCCGCGCCGAGGTCATGGGCTAG
- a CDS encoding 4Fe-4S dicluster domain-containing protein, whose amino-acid sequence MEATHLLDLGGLQGLIDALTARGYRVIGPTVRDGTIVLAPVTTVDDLPRGWGDEQDAAHYRLRRRDDEALFGFAAPPQAVKQVLFPAEELIWRGRRTGTDFAVDERGVAESDNQPYAFLGARSCDLRAMAIHDTVLLGRQYVDVRYGARREGAFVVAVTCSDPAGTCFCVSTGGGPRPDAGYDLALAELLDGGDHRFVVTVGTDRGAQVLAEVPSRPVTIDEIVAADEVAVRAAGRMGRTLDTDGIKEVLYAAAESPRWDDVASRCLACTNCTMVCPTCFCTSVEDVADLTGDVAERHRVWDSCFSEDFSYIHGGSIRPEIRSRYRQWLTHKLASWIDQFGMSGCVGCGRCITWCPAAIDITAEAAALRWVAQPALAPASGAPPAPGPVRTTGGA is encoded by the coding sequence ATGGAAGCGACGCATCTGCTCGATCTCGGCGGTCTGCAGGGCCTGATCGATGCCCTCACCGCCCGCGGCTACCGGGTGATCGGCCCCACGGTGCGCGACGGGACGATCGTCCTCGCGCCCGTCACGACGGTCGACGACCTGCCGCGGGGGTGGGGTGACGAGCAGGATGCGGCGCACTACCGGCTCAGACGCCGCGACGACGAGGCGCTGTTCGGCTTCGCAGCGCCGCCACAGGCCGTCAAGCAGGTGCTCTTCCCGGCGGAGGAGCTGATCTGGCGCGGCCGGCGCACCGGCACCGACTTCGCCGTGGACGAGCGTGGCGTCGCCGAGTCCGACAACCAGCCCTACGCCTTCCTCGGCGCGCGGTCCTGCGACCTGCGGGCGATGGCCATCCACGACACGGTGCTGCTCGGTCGCCAGTACGTCGACGTCCGCTACGGCGCACGCCGTGAGGGTGCCTTCGTCGTCGCTGTCACGTGCTCCGACCCGGCCGGGACCTGCTTCTGCGTGTCGACCGGCGGTGGGCCGCGGCCCGACGCCGGGTACGACCTGGCACTGGCCGAGCTGCTCGACGGCGGCGACCACCGGTTCGTCGTGACGGTCGGCACCGACCGCGGCGCGCAGGTGCTCGCCGAGGTCCCCAGCCGTCCCGTCACCATCGACGAGATCGTGGCGGCCGACGAGGTCGCGGTGCGCGCGGCCGGTCGGATGGGCCGCACCCTGGACACCGACGGCATTAAGGAGGTGCTGTACGCCGCAGCCGAGAGCCCGCGCTGGGACGACGTCGCCTCGCGGTGCCTGGCCTGCACCAACTGCACGATGGTGTGCCCGACCTGCTTCTGCACGTCCGTCGAGGACGTCGCGGACCTGACCGGTGATGTCGCCGAGCGGCACCGGGTGTGGGACTCCTGCTTCTCCGAGGACTTCTCCTACATCCACGGCGGGAGCATCCGGCCCGAGATCCGGTCGCGGTACCGCCAGTGGCTGACCCACAAGCTGGCGTCCTGGATCGATCAGTTCGGCATGAGCGGCTGCGTCGGCTGCGGCCGGTGCATCACCTGGTGCCCCGCGGCGATCGACATCACCGCCGAGGCGGCCGCGCTGCGCTGGGTCGCCCAGCCGGCACTCGCACCGGCATCGGGAGCCCCGCCGGCGCCCGGTCCGGTCCGCACGACGGGCGGAGCCTGA
- a CDS encoding arginine deiminase — protein sequence MSPRFGVHSEVGRLRQVIVHRPDVSLERLTPANHHDLLFDDVLWVEHAQKEHDAFVTLLRERGVEVLYHHELLAQALDADPRAKVHAVERTVNHLTVGPVLVDEIRAELASWDGARLARHLIGGLTKAELDGDDGAARGSLVTAAADPNDFILPPLPNSLFQRDPAAWLYDGVCLNPLFWHARRLETINQSLIYHFHPMFRDAGITFWYPPLGDDGRFDEEDFGRASIEGGDMMPIGHGTVAIGIGERSTAHMVEKVALELFAGGGATRVIAVTIPPHRAYMHLDTVFTFLDVDKATAFMPVMASASAYSLRPGDRAGTLDVRLEGSVFAAFADALGLAELEVIPTGGDDNQQAREQWGSANNFLAVEPGVVVGYHKNQWTNRTIAAHGVEVLEIEGFELGKGRGGARCMTCPILRDGI from the coding sequence ATGTCACCGAGGTTCGGGGTCCACTCCGAGGTCGGGCGGCTGCGACAGGTGATCGTGCACCGCCCGGACGTGTCGCTCGAGCGACTGACACCGGCCAACCACCACGACCTGCTGTTCGACGACGTGCTGTGGGTCGAGCACGCCCAGAAGGAGCACGACGCCTTCGTCACCCTGCTGCGCGAGCGCGGCGTCGAGGTGCTCTACCACCACGAGCTGCTCGCCCAGGCGCTCGACGCCGACCCCCGGGCCAAGGTGCACGCCGTCGAGCGCACCGTCAACCACCTGACGGTCGGCCCGGTGCTGGTCGACGAGATCCGGGCGGAGCTCGCCTCCTGGGACGGTGCCCGGCTGGCCCGGCACCTGATCGGCGGGCTGACCAAGGCGGAGCTGGACGGCGACGACGGCGCGGCCCGGGGCTCGCTCGTCACGGCCGCCGCCGACCCGAACGACTTCATCCTGCCGCCTCTGCCGAACTCCCTGTTCCAGCGCGACCCGGCCGCGTGGCTCTACGACGGCGTCTGCCTGAACCCGCTGTTCTGGCACGCCCGGCGGCTCGAGACGATCAACCAGTCGCTGATCTACCACTTCCACCCGATGTTCCGCGATGCGGGCATCACGTTCTGGTACCCGCCGCTCGGCGACGACGGGCGCTTCGACGAGGAGGACTTCGGCCGGGCGTCGATCGAGGGCGGCGACATGATGCCGATCGGGCACGGCACCGTGGCTATCGGCATCGGCGAGCGGTCCACGGCGCACATGGTCGAGAAGGTCGCCCTCGAGCTCTTCGCCGGTGGCGGCGCGACCAGGGTGATCGCGGTGACGATCCCGCCGCACCGGGCCTACATGCACCTGGACACGGTGTTCACGTTCCTCGACGTGGACAAGGCGACCGCCTTCATGCCCGTGATGGCGTCCGCCTCGGCGTACTCGCTGCGGCCGGGGGACCGGGCCGGCACGCTGGACGTGCGCCTGGAGGGCTCGGTCTTCGCCGCCTTCGCCGACGCGCTGGGCCTGGCCGAGCTCGAGGTGATCCCGACCGGCGGTGACGACAACCAGCAGGCGCGCGAGCAGTGGGGCTCGGCGAACAACTTCCTCGCGGTGGAACCAGGCGTCGTCGTCGGCTACCACAAGAACCAGTGGACCAACCGGACGATCGCCGCTCACGGTGTCGAGGTGCTCGAGATCGAGGGCTTCGAGCTCGGCAAGGGCCGCGGCGGAGCGCGCTGCATGACCTGCCCGATCCTGCGCGACGGGATCTGA
- a CDS encoding cellulase family glycosylhydrolase, producing the protein MKRSNPKVVVDGEPQTWIGVNFWSRVGGPLMWRGYDAETVESELRVMRDHGMTLTRSFFYWPDFMPTPDALDETLVEHFRDFLDRHHALGMTTIPTFLVGHMSGENWDPVWRGGRDLFADVWFVARQAWYVRELTARFADHPAVVGWLLTNEIPIYDDWRKRGVGSDRTQRASEIVSWAQILIDAVRAGGGTQPVSVGEGAWGVEVTGQDNGFRIRDLSPLVDFLGPHVYRMESDVVRQHLGAAFVCELLDIDGQPVVMEEFGLTSDYASEENAAHYYRQVLHNTLLAGATGWIAWNNTDYDDLWDQAPYSHHPFEMHFGLTDAAGNPKAQAREVKAFAQVVAEVDLAHCHRPDSRIALVVSSYLEAQFPFTYPQDAAAVFDNTRQAYVAAREADLPVGVAREADGLPDDCALYIVPSVKALTAPTWRHLLELAEGGATVYCSSFVGAHGTQRGSWWPSLDETFGVIKKTRYGIVDPIVEDELRVTMTADLGTLRAGAELVFAVGGTEHSRSFLPVEAREAQVLAVDPHGNPVLLRRRVGTGSMILCTYPLEHMAAVTPGVNPEPTWRLYDALAADAGVRPDVRVADPRVLVGQIHHQDGRRFVWFVSQSDGQLEVAPEVDTGHLVGDDGPVPVLTLAPYGVTVLRLEA; encoded by the coding sequence ATGAAGCGCAGCAACCCGAAGGTCGTCGTCGACGGCGAGCCGCAGACCTGGATCGGGGTCAACTTCTGGTCCCGCGTCGGCGGACCGCTCATGTGGCGCGGCTACGACGCCGAGACCGTCGAGTCGGAGCTGCGGGTCATGCGGGACCACGGCATGACCCTGACCCGGAGCTTCTTCTACTGGCCGGACTTCATGCCGACGCCGGACGCCCTGGACGAGACGCTCGTCGAGCACTTCCGCGACTTCCTCGACCGCCACCACGCGCTCGGCATGACCACGATCCCGACCTTCCTCGTCGGCCACATGTCGGGGGAGAACTGGGACCCGGTGTGGCGCGGCGGCCGGGACCTGTTCGCGGACGTCTGGTTCGTCGCCCGGCAGGCCTGGTACGTACGGGAGCTGACGGCCCGCTTCGCCGACCACCCGGCCGTGGTCGGCTGGCTGCTGACCAACGAGATCCCGATCTACGACGACTGGCGCAAGCGCGGCGTCGGCAGCGACCGGACCCAGCGCGCCTCGGAGATCGTCTCCTGGGCGCAGATCCTGATCGACGCGGTCCGCGCGGGTGGCGGCACGCAGCCGGTCTCGGTCGGCGAAGGTGCCTGGGGCGTCGAGGTCACCGGCCAGGACAACGGCTTCCGCATCCGTGATCTCTCGCCGCTGGTCGACTTCCTCGGCCCGCACGTCTACCGGATGGAGTCCGACGTCGTGCGCCAGCACCTCGGGGCGGCGTTCGTCTGCGAGCTGCTCGACATCGACGGGCAGCCGGTCGTCATGGAGGAGTTCGGTCTGACCAGCGACTACGCCAGCGAGGAGAACGCCGCGCACTACTACCGGCAGGTGCTGCACAACACCCTGCTCGCCGGTGCGACCGGCTGGATCGCCTGGAACAACACCGACTACGACGACCTGTGGGACCAGGCGCCGTACAGCCACCACCCGTTCGAGATGCACTTCGGCCTGACGGACGCCGCAGGCAACCCCAAGGCGCAGGCGCGCGAGGTCAAGGCCTTCGCCCAGGTGGTGGCCGAGGTCGACCTGGCGCACTGCCACCGGCCGGACAGCCGCATCGCGCTCGTCGTCTCGTCGTACCTGGAGGCGCAGTTCCCGTTCACCTACCCGCAGGACGCCGCGGCCGTGTTCGACAACACCCGCCAGGCCTACGTCGCGGCGCGGGAGGCCGACCTCCCGGTCGGGGTGGCACGCGAGGCGGACGGCCTGCCCGACGACTGCGCGTTGTACATCGTGCCGTCCGTCAAGGCGTTGACCGCACCGACGTGGCGGCACCTGCTCGAGCTCGCCGAGGGCGGTGCGACGGTCTACTGCTCGTCGTTCGTCGGCGCGCACGGCACGCAGCGCGGGTCGTGGTGGCCCTCGCTCGACGAGACCTTCGGCGTGATCAAGAAGACGCGGTACGGGATCGTCGACCCGATCGTCGAGGACGAGCTCCGGGTCACCATGACGGCGGACCTCGGCACCCTGCGTGCCGGTGCGGAGCTCGTCTTCGCCGTCGGGGGGACGGAGCACTCGCGGTCCTTCCTGCCCGTCGAGGCGCGCGAGGCGCAGGTGCTCGCGGTCGACCCGCACGGCAACCCCGTCCTGCTGCGTCGCCGGGTCGGCACCGGGTCGATGATCCTGTGCACCTACCCGCTCGAGCACATGGCGGCCGTCACCCCCGGGGTCAACCCGGAGCCGACGTGGCGGCTGTACGACGCCCTCGCCGCCGACGCCGGGGTGCGGCCCGACGTGCGGGTCGCCGATCCACGGGTGCTCGTCGGGCAGATCCACCACCAGGACGGTCGCCGGTTCGTCTGGTTCGTGAGCCAGAGCGACGGGCAGCTCGAGGTGGCACCGGAGGTCGACACCGGCCACCTGGTGGGCGACGACGGCCCGGTCCCGGTGCTGACCCTGGCGCCCTACGGGGTCACGGTGCTGCGCCTGGAGGCCTGA
- a CDS encoding Ni/Fe hydrogenase subunit alpha: protein MSHKLTDGGQVLHVGTLARVEGEGAMHIEIHDGHVEQVQLRIFEPPRFYEAFLRGRAWTEPPDITARICGICPVAYQFSSCLALEDACGVTVPHEITAMRRLLYCGEWIESHALHIYLLHAPDFLGYPGAIEMAKDFGPAVERGLRLKKAGNELMTLVGGRSVHPVNVRLGGFYRMPTVAELRALRPTLERGLADALETVRLVSTFEFPDFEQDFTYLSLRSETGYPIEGGTVVTSDSEAFEVRDFGAHIDEFHVAHSNALHASLDGGAGGPYVVGPLARYTLNHDRLSPLAREAAHEGGLGTTCRNPFRSIIVRAVELVEVFVEAIRIIDAWRDGVPPSVPVPARAGEGFGATEAPRGVLFHRYRLAADGTILDAQIVPPTSQNQPSIEADLRRLAEQWVTLSDHDLSHRCEQAIRNYDPCISCATHFLDLTVERS from the coding sequence ATGAGCCACAAGCTGACCGACGGCGGCCAGGTGCTGCACGTCGGGACGCTCGCTCGGGTCGAGGGCGAGGGTGCGATGCACATCGAGATCCACGACGGGCACGTCGAGCAGGTCCAGCTGCGGATCTTCGAGCCGCCGCGGTTCTACGAGGCGTTCCTGCGGGGTCGTGCCTGGACCGAACCGCCGGACATCACCGCGCGGATCTGCGGGATCTGCCCGGTGGCCTACCAGTTCAGCTCGTGCCTCGCCCTGGAGGACGCCTGCGGGGTCACCGTCCCGCACGAGATCACCGCGATGCGCCGCCTGCTCTACTGCGGTGAGTGGATCGAGAGCCACGCGCTGCACATCTACCTGCTGCACGCCCCGGACTTCCTCGGCTACCCGGGGGCGATCGAGATGGCCAAGGACTTCGGCCCGGCCGTCGAGCGCGGGCTGCGGCTGAAGAAGGCCGGCAACGAGCTCATGACGCTCGTCGGCGGTCGGTCGGTGCACCCCGTCAACGTCCGGCTCGGCGGCTTCTACCGGATGCCGACGGTCGCCGAGCTGCGGGCGCTGCGGCCGACCCTCGAGCGCGGGCTGGCCGACGCCCTGGAGACCGTCCGGCTGGTCTCCACGTTCGAGTTCCCCGACTTCGAGCAGGACTTCACCTACCTGTCGCTCCGCTCGGAGACCGGCTACCCGATCGAGGGTGGCACCGTCGTGACGAGCGACAGCGAGGCGTTCGAGGTGCGGGACTTCGGAGCGCACATCGACGAGTTCCACGTCGCGCACTCCAACGCGCTGCACGCGAGCCTCGACGGCGGTGCCGGTGGACCGTACGTCGTCGGGCCGCTCGCGCGGTACACCCTCAACCACGACCGGCTCTCGCCGCTCGCGCGTGAGGCCGCGCACGAGGGCGGGCTCGGGACGACCTGCCGCAACCCGTTCCGGTCGATCATCGTGCGCGCGGTCGAGCTCGTCGAGGTGTTCGTCGAGGCGATCCGGATCATCGACGCCTGGCGCGACGGTGTCCCGCCGTCGGTCCCGGTGCCGGCCCGCGCCGGCGAGGGCTTCGGTGCGACCGAGGCGCCGCGTGGTGTGCTCTTCCACCGGTACCGCCTGGCCGCGGACGGCACGATCCTCGACGCCCAGATCGTGCCGCCGACCTCGCAGAACCAGCCGAGCATCGAGGCCGACCTGCGCAGGCTCGCCGAGCAGTGGGTCACGCTGTCCGACCACGACCTGTCGCACCGGTGCGAGCAGGCGATCCGCAACTACGACCCGTGCAT
- a CDS encoding carbohydrate ABC transporter permease produces MAAASDVHPVGVAPIASDRESAPGRERRRGSLTGWRITPYLFIVIPVALLLTFTYIPVLNMFWYSVTDWDGLDKVKNFVGLDNYVRVFTREEYFRVFYVSLFYFAASFVQMAIALYYATILSFSTRFRNLFKGILFFPYLINGVAIGFIFLYFFKPGGTLDATLTAVGLEHLSQQWLGNRDIINVSLASTSVWRYTGLNFVLFLGAIQSIPGQLYEAAEIDGASRWQQFRYIIAPGIKPIIGLSFILAISGSLAVFDIPFIMTSGANGSETFVIKTIVTAFKFNKVGQASAMAVVLLLIVLLVTWVQRRLVPDEKVNLT; encoded by the coding sequence ATGGCTGCTGCATCAGACGTCCACCCGGTCGGGGTCGCCCCGATCGCATCCGACCGGGAGTCCGCACCCGGTCGAGAGCGGCGGCGAGGATCACTGACGGGGTGGCGCATCACGCCGTACCTCTTCATCGTGATCCCGGTGGCCCTGCTGCTCACGTTCACGTACATCCCCGTGCTGAACATGTTCTGGTACTCCGTCACGGACTGGGACGGCCTGGACAAGGTCAAGAACTTCGTCGGCCTGGACAACTACGTCCGGGTCTTCACGCGCGAGGAGTACTTCCGCGTCTTCTACGTGAGCCTGTTCTACTTCGCCGCGTCGTTCGTCCAGATGGCGATCGCCCTGTACTACGCGACGATCCTGAGCTTCAGCACGCGCTTCCGGAACCTGTTCAAGGGGATCCTCTTCTTCCCCTACCTGATCAACGGCGTGGCGATCGGGTTCATCTTCCTGTACTTCTTCAAGCCGGGCGGGACGCTCGACGCCACGCTCACCGCCGTCGGCCTGGAGCACCTGTCGCAGCAGTGGCTGGGGAACCGGGACATCATCAACGTCTCCCTGGCCAGCACGTCCGTCTGGCGCTACACGGGACTGAACTTCGTCCTGTTCCTCGGCGCGATCCAGTCGATCCCTGGTCAGCTCTACGAGGCCGCCGAGATCGACGGCGCAAGCCGGTGGCAGCAGTTCCGGTACATCATCGCGCCGGGCATCAAGCCGATCATCGGGCTGTCGTTCATCCTGGCGATCTCCGGGAGCCTCGCGGTCTTCGACATCCCCTTCATCATGACCTCCGGTGCGAACGGCTCGGAGACGTTCGTGATCAAGACGATCGTCACCGCGTTCAAGTTCAACAAGGTCGGGCAGGCCTCGGCCATGGCCGTGGTGCTGCTCCTCATCGTGCTGCTCGTCACGTGGGTGCAACGACGCCTCGTGCCCGACGAGAAGGTGAACCTCACATGA
- a CDS encoding carbohydrate ABC transporter permease codes for MTALDLRAARERELPARPSAHRWRRGLANSVKYGSLVIGSVLTLLPLVVIVMASFKNQREFQTTGPYDLPQALGNVENYVIAFTKGRMVDAFVNTSVILLVSITGTILIGTMTAYAIDRFDFRFKKSVVMLFLLATLVPGVTTQVATFQVVNTLGLFNSRLAPMILFMGTDIVSIYIFVQFMRGIPKELDEAATLDGANHWTIYRRVIFPLLKPAIATVVIIKGIGIYNEFYIPFLYMPSRDLGVISTSLFRFKGPFGAQWEVIAAGVIIVIIPSLIVFLLLQRYIYNGFTSGATK; via the coding sequence ATGACCGCCCTCGACCTCCGGGCTGCGCGCGAGCGCGAGCTGCCGGCCCGCCCGTCGGCGCACCGATGGCGCCGCGGCCTGGCGAACAGCGTCAAGTACGGCTCGCTCGTGATCGGCTCCGTGCTGACCCTGCTCCCGCTGGTCGTCATCGTGATGGCGTCCTTCAAGAACCAGCGGGAGTTCCAGACGACGGGCCCCTACGACCTGCCGCAGGCCCTCGGCAACGTCGAGAACTACGTCATCGCCTTCACCAAGGGCCGCATGGTCGACGCCTTCGTCAACACCTCGGTGATCCTGCTCGTCTCGATCACCGGGACGATCCTCATCGGGACGATGACGGCCTACGCGATCGACCGGTTCGACTTCCGCTTCAAGAAGTCGGTCGTGATGCTCTTCCTGCTGGCCACCCTCGTGCCGGGGGTCACGACCCAGGTCGCGACCTTCCAGGTGGTCAACACGCTGGGCCTGTTCAACTCCCGGCTGGCGCCGATGATCCTGTTCATGGGGACGGACATCGTCTCCATCTACATCTTCGTCCAGTTCATGCGCGGGATCCCCAAGGAGCTCGACGAGGCCGCGACGCTGGACGGCGCCAACCACTGGACGATCTACCGCAGGGTGATCTTCCCGCTGCTGAAGCCGGCGATCGCCACCGTGGTCATCATCAAGGGCATCGGGATCTACAACGAGTTCTACATCCCGTTCCTCTACATGCCGTCCCGCGACCTGGGCGTCATCTCGACCTCGCTGTTCCGGTTCAAGGGTCCGTTCGGCGCCCAGTGGGAGGTCATCGCCGCCGGGGTCATCATCGTGATCATCCCGTCGCTGATCGTCTTCCTGCTGCTCCAGCGCTACATCTACAACGGCTTCACGTCCGGCGCGACCAAGTAG
- a CDS encoding oxidoreductase, protein MTTTPLPTLAVWKFASCDGCQLTLLNCEDELMALAGQVQIAYFPEATRAVIEGPYDVSLVEGSVTSPDEIERIGHIREISKHVVTIGACATSGGIQALRNFGDVAEFRSVVYAHPEYLSTLARSTPISAHVSVDFELRGCPIDKGQLLEVLSAYIQRRRPRIPTYSVCVECKRRGAICVAVAHGTPCLGPVTQAGCGALCPAYSRGCYGCFGPQDTPNTSALADRLLAMGMAQDEVMRIYRTFNAASEPFRRESERHEPAVTQEVGS, encoded by the coding sequence ATGACGACGACACCACTTCCCACCCTCGCCGTCTGGAAGTTCGCCTCGTGCGACGGCTGCCAGCTCACCCTGCTCAACTGCGAGGACGAGCTCATGGCGCTCGCCGGGCAGGTGCAGATCGCCTACTTCCCGGAGGCGACCCGGGCCGTCATCGAGGGTCCGTACGACGTGTCGCTGGTCGAGGGGTCGGTCACCTCGCCGGACGAGATCGAGCGGATCGGGCACATCCGGGAGATCTCGAAGCACGTCGTGACGATCGGTGCGTGCGCCACGAGCGGTGGGATCCAGGCGCTGCGCAACTTCGGTGACGTCGCCGAGTTCCGCTCCGTGGTCTACGCGCACCCCGAGTACCTGTCGACGCTGGCGCGCTCCACGCCGATCTCGGCCCACGTGAGCGTCGACTTCGAGCTGCGCGGCTGCCCGATCGACAAGGGCCAGCTGCTCGAGGTGCTCTCGGCGTACATCCAGCGCCGCAGACCGCGGATCCCCACCTACAGCGTGTGCGTGGAGTGCAAGCGCCGGGGCGCCATCTGCGTCGCCGTCGCGCACGGGACCCCGTGCCTCGGACCGGTCACCCAGGCCGGCTGCGGTGCGTTGTGCCCTGCCTACTCGCGCGGCTGCTACGGCTGCTTCGGGCCGCAGGACACCCCGAACACCTCCGCGCTCGCCGACCGCCTGCTCGCCATGGGGATGGCGCAGGACGAGGTCATGCGCATCTACCGGACGTTCAACGCCGCATCGGAGCCGTTCCGCCGGGAGAGCGAACGGCACGAGCCGGCCGTCACGCAGGAGGTCGGCTCATGA
- a CDS encoding FAD/NAD(P)-binding protein yields the protein MTLLDRSPAPTPGDPMDPMLPRRFRISHTRQDTRDTWTLELEPVDGLPIGYAAGQFTMLDAFGVGEVPISISGDPTRPGPLEHTIRDVGVVTHALITAPTGAVLGVRGPFGTSWDVADGEGGDVVFVAGGIGLAPLRPALLEVVARRDRYNRVVLLYGARTPEDILFGDELRTWAKDHGVVVEVTVDNGQHAWRGRVGFVTQLVPRAGFDPRNTLALVCGPETMMGYVASGLVDRGVPENRVRLSMERNMKCGVGLCGHCQLRELFVCVDGPVHAYDQLVPLLASREL from the coding sequence ATGACCCTCCTCGACCGTTCCCCGGCGCCGACGCCCGGCGACCCGATGGACCCGATGCTGCCTCGTCGGTTCCGGATCAGTCACACCCGCCAGGACACCCGGGACACCTGGACCCTCGAGCTCGAGCCCGTCGACGGGCTGCCGATCGGTTACGCGGCCGGCCAGTTCACGATGCTCGACGCCTTCGGGGTCGGTGAGGTGCCGATCTCGATCAGCGGCGACCCCACCCGCCCCGGACCGCTCGAGCACACCATCCGCGACGTCGGGGTCGTCACGCACGCCCTGATCACCGCCCCGACCGGCGCGGTGCTCGGGGTGCGTGGTCCGTTCGGGACCTCCTGGGACGTGGCGGACGGCGAGGGCGGCGACGTCGTCTTCGTGGCGGGCGGCATCGGGCTCGCCCCGTTGCGGCCCGCGCTGCTCGAGGTCGTCGCACGCCGTGACCGGTACAACCGGGTCGTGCTGCTCTACGGGGCGCGCACGCCGGAGGACATCCTGTTCGGCGACGAGCTGCGGACCTGGGCCAAGGACCACGGCGTGGTCGTCGAGGTCACCGTCGACAACGGGCAGCACGCGTGGCGCGGTCGTGTCGGGTTCGTCACCCAGCTCGTGCCGCGGGCCGGCTTCGACCCGCGCAACACGCTGGCCCTGGTCTGCGGGCCCGAGACGATGATGGGTTACGTCGCGTCCGGCCTGGTCGACCGCGGCGTACCCGAGAACCGCGTGCGTCTGTCCATGGAACGCAACATGAAGTGCGGCGTCGGGCTGTGCGGGCACTGCCAGCTCCGCGAGCTCTTCGTCTGCGTGGACGGACCGGTGCACGCCTACGACCAGCTCGTTCCCCTGCTCGCGAGTCGGGAGCTGTGA